CATCTCTTGCTCATAGGACTGCAACAGCCTCCTAAATGGACTGCCCGCTCCTGCCCGTGCGCTCCTGCACACTCCAACAGAGTGATCCTGTTCAAACAGATCGGATCAGTCATGTCACGCCTCTTCTAAAAACCCTCGGATGGTCCCCAACAGAGAGTAAAGGCTGAGGTCCTCACTACGACCAAGGAGGCTCTATGCAGAACTGTTCCCATTAGCTCCCCTACTTCATCTCCAACTActctccaccccccactctctccaATCTAGCTACACTGGCCTTCCTGATGCTCCTACTTTGGGTCTTTGCAACTGCGATCCCTCCTATTGGCAGTACTTTTTGCCCTTATACAAATGCATAGCCAgctccctcacttccttttttttaatataaattttttaaatgtttatttatttttgagagagagagagagagtgtgagtggaggagaggcagaaagacaggaagacagaatctaaagcaggttccagcctctgagctgtcagcacagagtccgatgcggggctcaaactcgtcaactgcgagatcatgacctcagccgaagtcggacgctcaaccgactgagccacccaggcacccctctctcacTTCCTTAAGTGTCTTTATTCAAAAGCCACCTCATCTAAAATTGCAACCCTGCTGCCAACATTTCATATTcctcttcctgtttcattttttcttccaagcATTTACTCTTACCTAACATACCATATATTGTACCTATTTATCTCTCTTGTTGTCTGTCTCGCCTACTAAAATATAAGCCCCTCAAGGGTAGGGATCTTAATCTAATATTTGGTTTCCTATTATATCCTCAGCAtataaaacagtgcctggcacagaagaggCTCAATCAGTATCTGCTTAATGAATGAGTGTATCCTGaagtacatattaaaattaaaatttaaatagagacGCTTAAAATGAGTGATGTGGTTACTCTTTTTCTATGGGAACACATCTCTGAAATAATAAAGACAGTTAGtggaaaaataattcaacataTCAAAAGTTGACAGCCaaaatttctatgaatttgttaAATTTGCAAAGGAGATTTATTTGCTTTCACTGTCCATGAGCAAAGTATTCACAGTAATTTTAATCTCAGGACTGCGCTTGTCCTGAGCATGACGCTATGCCCGTCTCTTTCTAGCACTGTTTTATGTGTGCACATAGGTTACAAACTCAAACCACCATCAGCCCATCATTAGGAAGATAAAATATACCCCCATATCACAATGCTTAACAAATGCCAATGCATCATCTGCTGTTTATATTCTCTTGAGGCCCAGATAGTGTCTTTGACATAAGAAAGAGCTAGATGTGAATCTTGCCTCTGCCACTTCCCCAACTGTGTAACCTCAGGTACATGACTATTCTGAGTTCGGTCTTCTAATGTATAAATGGGGGCAAGATCCACTTCATGAGAGAACTGGGCAGATGGTAGAGTGCCTAACACAAAGGAGGCACCCAATCAATAGTGCTACCCTTTATCTCCAACTATGATAACTCTATATGGTtcagaaaaaagttattttgtaggACTGGTTGTTCCAGAAAGGCTGTTTGTTCACTTATTAGTCTGGATCCCCCAGAACATTCAGAATGGGtttacaaaattataaacagTTCAGATACGCAGCACATGCAGTTTACTGACTGACCAACCTTGCTTTGGTTGTGAGTCACTCACCTAAATAGCCTTGGGTCTTTTTCTGTAGTGCAGTGACTGGGCAGTCTTTATGAGCTAACAGTAGCTGtttcaactgagccacctcatTGCGTAGTAACGTGACTTCATTctaaagagggagggaagataaAGGTATCAAGAAAATTCATCCTCTACCCTTGAGCCCCCAGCAGCTGTCCCCACAGTAAGGACAGAATGCTGCCTGGATTTTCTCCCCTGAGTCTGGGAGACTCCTGATCCAGCAAGGCTTCAGACAGCTCAGGGCCAGTACAGTCATGAATTCGACGGCAGGAGCTGCTTACAGTGAAAAGTAGGGATTTATAATAGAAACATTACTCCTATATAGAATAGATATAATCAAACCAAAATTAATAATGCATATGTCCTTTGACTAAGAAAGCCTACTTCCAGGAATCTATTTAACAGAACTACCTACTCAAGAGCATGCAATATTTACTCCAGCATTGCTGTTCTGGCAAAAAAAATTAGACATACTATAAATATCCATACTTTATAATATAACCACACTATAGAATACACTACTATacggctatttaaaaaaatgaagtagatcCTCTGTAGACATGGCCAGTTCTCCAGGAGATACCATTATCCCATTTAAGTTAAGACAAACACACAGTACCTCCCTGACCACcccacaaaaaatataaatgaaaaaatacttagaaatacatAAATGTCTGGTATGGGCACACCAAACTTAtccacaggaaaaaataatactgaagaggaactttggttttgttctgtatctttgtgcgtgcatgtgtgtatacatgttatatatatatatatatatatatatatatatatatatatatatatatataaatacattcgTACACTACCTTTGTATTGAAATCTTTTAATTAGTAAGTAATCAAAAGAAGGAATAGtaatattcaagaaaatatctggattataatttttctatttgtgcttgtgtggctttttctttcttttattaagctGCATTATCTGGGGCAAATACATTTCCCTTTGGGTGTTCCACAACCCCAGTCAGTTTCTACTGATGACCTAAAAGAGTACCCTGGGGCAATTAATCCAATTCTCTTTATCCAAATGGGTCTATGGTTGATTCAGACTCCAGCAGCAGGTCTGGGAGTAGATGGTTAAATGTCTTTTCTAGTCCCTGGGGAAGGTATTTTAATTTTGACGGTTAAGAGCTTCTTTCTGCATTTCCTGGCACATCTTCTGGATCTGTCCTAATCTGAAGAATCATCATCTTTTACGATACTGTTTCACTTTTTTCTGATTCAATCCCACTTTCCCAGATTCATCAATCCCAATAATCATTCAGGACCCACTCACACTCAGCTGAATGTTCTGAGAAGTGAgttcctctgccttcttctctagGGAGGACACCCAGAGCTTCCGTTTTTGACGGCAGCGGGAGGCTGCAGCCCGGTTGCGTTCCAGAAAACGCTGCCGCCGCTCATCAGGATCTTCATCCACGGTGCGTCGCCGACGCCCTCCGGTGCTAGGAGTGGGCTGGGCTGGTGAGACCTGGTgcccaggaaggaagaggagttaCTTGAAGGGAACGTCAACTCTTTTCAAAGTAGACCTGATGTCAGGAAGTTAGTAAGCTCTGGTAAAGATCTGGTAAAGGGATGCACTAGTCTCTGCAATCAGCGTTGAGTCTCACTGCCATGCCCCTGAGCTTCTCTTCTGCGGCAGTTCCGCACTCTGCCTcccatttccttccagtcttctcAGCCCCATACCTAGACAAACCACAGCTCAGGTGGAAACTAATTATTTCTGAGACAGCCAAGATGAAACAAgcatcattttttgtttcttaacaatAGGGAATCTTATAGGCAGGGAAATCATAATGGGGACTGGGTGTCAGGGGAACTTTTAGGGAGACCgtacaataaaaatgtttgagaatcactgatttgGACAAGCAATATATACAAACGACTGAATGCGATACctttcagaaaaggagaaaagattttACTACCAGCGAGATACTGGTTATCATGCAGAGAAATGGATTAGTGTATTCTTACTTATAATCAGTTATTAATCATCCTCAGCAATCACCCTCCCCACCTTGTTTGTTCTGTttgcttttaaacaaaaaactgttCTTTAATCCCTTTACAGATTGGTCATACAGGACTGCCTCTTGTCTTTAAACTTTACGCTGATGTCCTCTGTCACTAAAGTACTTTTGGATCATCTTCCTTTTATTAGCTGATATGTGTTCAGAGAAGATAGACCAACTTTATAATAGCagccaaaattaaaatgtagaaagGTCAGCCATCTGCATAAAAGAAACTAtataatgtaaaacaatgccaaaaataaattcttcctgGATCTGTTGCTATTAGAGAATATCTATATTAGTAGTTCCCAAATGCCAGAACTCACATCAGTTGCATGAGAATAAGCAtgagcttataaaaaaaaaacaaaaaaaaccaaaacacccaAAAATGTTATACTCCACTTCAGGCCTTACTAAATCATGTTCCCCATTAATATAGATAATcaagagataattttatttactcaCACTAATATTATATCTCCCAAAAGAAAAACGTGGAGGAGAAATTTACAACTCAATTTACGAGCTACAGGCCTTGGGTCATCACTTCTCACTGTACTAAGATAAGTTTACACTAATTCTCTTgagattttcaatttcttctttgtccTGAGCTCAGTGGAGCACACGTGAAGACCGACACTCTAGGAGgatggggaaaaggaaatgacagaCTCCTATTCTCTCACAGTAACTCAGCAGCTCATGCAGGGAATGAAGGGGAAAGAGTgccaggagaaagaagggaagaaggagaaggaaaggaatcaGTGGTGACTAAAAAGAAgttcatcacattttttttttaaataaaatttgttttaatgtttatttttgagagcgagagaacgcgagtgggggaggcacagagagagagagggagatagaatctgaagcagactccaggctctgagctgtccgcagagcctgacatggggctcaaacccatggaccatgagattatgacctaagccaaagtcagacgcttaaccgactgagccatccaggtgtccctaaggCATTTTCTTAAGAGGGAAAGCAGCACAACTCGGGCAAGGTGGCTGCTGCTTTACCATCATCTCCAAAGACTGGCATTGGAGGGGGTTACGGGATGGTGGGCAAGCTTAGCTTCCAACAAGAAAACTCAAGTGAAGGCTTTTGTTGTTGGCCAAGCTTTAAGGCGGCATATGGCCGTTAAATGTTAGGACATGTGGTGGTAACTGACGAAGCAGGTGGGGACATCGGAGAAAGGGGCTGGGCAAAGATGTAATTCTAGAAACCGATCTCAGGTTGTTGTCACCTGTCCAGCACAGACAATATGAAAACTAAGGCCTGTTCAGTTTTCGAAGAAACTTACTAAAACTGAGGCTTCCTTGAGAAAAGAACTGGGCATATAAATGGGACTGTTCTAGCCTTATTAAGACTTTAATTtcttatggaaaccaatttgtcaataaatttcatatataaaaaaaaaaaaagaaaaaaaaagacttcaattTCTCTGTGATAAAAAGGGATTACATTGATAAGGAAAAGGTGTTTTACTGTTCGTTTACTGAGCCATCTTTGTACTGTGAcatcacattttatgtttttattattttttaaagtatgctctatgcccaacttggggctcaagtTCACAAGCTTGagaatcaagagtcgcacactctaccaactgagccagccagacacctctGACATCACATTTTACTCATAAATTGTTATTACTCAATTTTTGCTATAAAACCTAATCAggtaagtttttttgttttgtttttggttgttgtggggtttgtttgtttggttttttggtttgtttggtttttgtagGCCTTAATAAATGGGAAAGAGACTAGGGGAGCCTCCTTTGGTGCACAAAGTGGTTTGAGTGAGGTTCTGTCACATTTTAGAGGGCTCTGCAGATACACCATTCACatgtttatagaaaaaaaaaaacaaaaacaaaaaccaaaaaccaaaaactgagaCCTCCTCTGTGACAGTGTTGTGTTATCCAGTGTGCCTGACAGAAGTATAACCCAAGAGGAGGTAACGCACTTTGCTGTCCAACTTACCAACTTAACAAGAACCAAAGTACAGGAAGATGCCCAGAAAACTAAAACTCACTCCTCTGTAATTTTTCCGCTCCTTGAAATTCAAACAGATATGACATAAAGAGTAATGGTGGTGCAGCGGGCTCCCCCATCCAAATACCCACTGACCTGTGGCTGGGCAGGGGACGGGGCATCAGGGTGTTGGATGAGGATCTGGCTTTGCTCAGGACGGGCCGTCACCATGGTGCTGGCAGTACCTACCACCATTCCACATCCACCATTGATTGAGGACACTTGGTGGGTTAGGGTGGCTTTTAGTCTCTGTGAGGGACGGTAATAAAAAATAGTTCGTCAAAGGTAAGATTCTATCACGGGTAAGAGAGTGGGCTTAAATTTTAATACTGAccttaaaaatagctaaaatttccGTGCCAATTTACCCTTAAcagaggaattaaaagaaaatgacagggaGAATGTGCACCTGGATCCCTAAAATGCCTACTCTGTTCCTTGGCTATCATCCTGGGCACAGTTGGAGGGTGGGGGTCGTTGAAGTAATAGAGTCCAGATGAAAGCTCTCTCCTGGAACCCGGCCAGGTGCTGGTTACGCAGCTATTCACCTCTTGGCCAGCTCTCCTGCCCACTCACCCACCCTCCATCTGTCACCCTGGAACTGAAACAGCAAGCATTCCACGCCAAACAATCTGTGCTGCCTCTTTTCACTGCCATGGTGTATGTACCAGGCTGTAAAGGTGGAAGAGAGGAGATAGGAGTCATGAATCAGGGTCTTTTCTTCTCCAGACCCCACAACAGGGTATCTTTAGCTCTGCAAGCCCCATAAGGTTTCTTTGCTTGGCTCACTTGAAAATCCTACACTGATAACACTTCTTTCGAAAGGGCCAACACTGCCCCAAGCTGGGATGTACTCACCATTTTGGCTTCTGATGGCATAGGGTGGCCAGAGGGAGAAATGGAACCACTGCTGTTAACTGGTGGGCCAGGGATACCAGGAATGTTGGGCACCATAGACACAGGTCTGGCCAGCTGGAttaagaggaggaagaaaaaccagAAGGGAACATAATACTAGTGGTAGGGCAACAGCTTCCCAAAATCAAGTGCTTCTGAGATTGGCACGTCAGGGCCTGTTCTGTGCAACCTGCCCACAGGGCATACAGGGACAGCCTGGGAAATACCTTCCCCCATAGAGCACCACAGGGTAGGAAGTCTAATCCTTCAGTGCTATGACAATTTCTATAGGAAAAACTGGGGCTGTATCTTGAGGAAAGTGGTGGGCAATTTGGGAGGCACCAAGTGCCAAGTAAAATCAACCAATCAGCGGGCTGGCAAGACCAATTCCTAGACCAGGAGCCAATTGTCCAGATGAGGCTTTGTCTAGTGTTCCACAGTGCTGGATTGGCAGAGGTTAGTGAAGAGTTTGGGCAGGCTGCCATGCTCAACTAATACAGACCAGAGCCCACGTTTCCCTGGGGCTCACGTGTGTTTATGAGCATTCAGGTGGAAGGGAGGGATTAGTGTGTGGGTAGGGTTGGCTGCCCCAACTATAGAGCTCACCGATATGACAGAAGGCATCTGTACCGGAGGCCCTGGCAGCACAGGCATGGTCTGTCCATTAGCAAGATGCATGacgagagggagggagccagtggGAGATCTAGAAGAGACATGAAGTAAAATGCTCACAATACAGACCCTTTTGCCTAGGGATCTTCCTCCTAGAATTACAGCAGATTTCCCAGTCTTCTCTAGTTAGGGAAGCTATAGGGCAATGTTATAAAATCCTGACACCCTCAGAAAGGTGGAAAAAGTAGGGAGTACTTACCTCATAGATGGAGAGAAATGGTAAGATCTTTACACTTTGCAAATTAAGCAAGCACCACTGAATTCAAATGGGTGGGAAGCTAATCCTATAAAGATTTTAGAACAATTACACAAACATCCCCACCACCGGCATGTATAAATTCTGTCTTGCCTTAGGCAGGACTTGGACCAAAGCTGTCATTTTGCAAAGCTGAATTCTGTCATATGATAGCCAAACATGActtaatttctcttgttttttttttttgtatgtattgcTCTACCCTGCCTCCAAAAGATGTCACTTTGTATTTTTCCTAGTAGGTCCAGGGAATAAGCTTTAAGAGGCTAAATCCTGACAGCAACCTCTTAACCCCTGGGTACCTAGGGACAGGAGCTCAAGTCATTTCATTAGGAAATCTATATAGACCATGCCAGGATTGaagacaaacagacaaacaaaattagGGGTAGCAAAGACCAAGAACCCTAACTGGGACTGAGGGGGACACCAGACTCAAAAAAGATGACTAAATGGGTTTCAGTCCGTCATTCAGTAATGCTCCCCCAAACTTGTGCAGATTGAGGCcaagaattaaaatatacttcCCTGTGTGGCCTCCACCATTTTGATGAACTTCCTAAACTCTTAAAGATTCTTCTTTTAGAtcaaagaagtctttttttttttttttttaaattttttttttttcaacgtttatttatttttgggacagagagagacagagcatgaacgggggaggggcagagagagagggagacacagaatcggaaacaggctccaggctccgagccatcagcccagagcccgacgcggggctcgaactcacggaccgcgagatcgtgacctggctgaagtcagacgcttaaccgactgcgccacccaggcgcccctagatcaaAGAAGTCTTAAACCTCCAAATTAAGGAAGCATTATTTCCAAGTAAATACTTACTTGTGTACTAACAAGGTAAAGACTTCTGTTTATGGTGGgaaattttattctgagagacaatCTCACTGACTTGTTTTCCTTGAGTATTCAAAAACAGTCCTGTTTTTcatcaagtacaaaaagattcAGGCTTCACTGTTTCTCCCTGCTCTCTTTACTTACCCCAGTTGCCTGTTGGATGGTGGAGCCTGTGTGATGACAGAAGTTGGGGAGGGAAGGGTTGGGTGAAGTGGATCATAGCCCAAATGGAGAGGCAGGGAGCCAGGGCGCACGATGGTAGGTGTGGGGGTAGAGATCACAACAGGCTTTGGGGCCACCTCCTGGGGAGAAGAGACCAACAGATCACAAAATGCTATAAAGGGCTGCTTATAGGCAAA
The Lynx canadensis isolate LIC74 chromosome B4, mLynCan4.pri.v2, whole genome shotgun sequence DNA segment above includes these coding regions:
- the ATF7 gene encoding cyclic AMP-dependent transcription factor ATF-7 isoform X1, which codes for MGDDRPFVCNAPGCGQRFTNEDHLAVHKHKHEMTLKFGPARTDSVIIADQTPTPTRFLKNCEEVGLFNELASSFEHEFKKAADEDEKKAAAGPLDMSLPSTPDIKIKEEEPVEVDSSPADSPASSPCSPPLKEKEVAPKPVVISTPTPTIVRPGSLPLHLGYDPLHPTLPSPTSVITQAPPSNRQLGSPTGSLPLVMHLANGQTMPVLPGPPVQMPSVISLARPVSMVPNIPGIPGPPVNSSGSISPSGHPMPSEAKMRLKATLTHQVSSINGGCGMVVGTASTMVTARPEQSQILIQHPDAPSPAQPQVSPAQPTPSTGGRRRRTVDEDPDERRQRFLERNRAAASRCRQKRKLWVSSLEKKAEELTSQNIQLSNEVTLLRNEVAQLKQLLLAHKDCPVTALQKKTQGYLESPKESSEPTGSPAPVIQHSSATAPSNGLSVRSAAEAVATSVLTQMASQRTELSMPIQSHVIMTPQSQSAGR
- the ATF7 gene encoding cyclic AMP-dependent transcription factor ATF-7 isoform X2 → MGDDRPFVCNAPGCGQRFTNEDHLAVHKHKHEMTLKFGPARTDSVIIADQTPTPTRFLKNCEEVGLFNELASSFEHEFKKAADEDEKKAAAGPLDMSLPSTPDIKIKEEEPVEVDSSPADSPASSPCSPPLKEKEVAPKPVVISTPTPTIVRPGSLPLHLGYDPLHPTLPSPTSVITQAPPSNRQLGSPTGSLPLVMHLANGQTMPVLPGPPVQMPSVISLARPVSMVPNIPGIPGPPVNSSGSISPSGHPMPSEAKMRLKATLTHQVSSINGGCGMVVGTASTMVTARPEQSQILIQHPDAPSPAQPQVSPAQPTPSTGGRRRRTVDEDPDERRQRFLERNRAAASRCRQKRKLWVSSLEKKAEELTSQNIQLSNEVTLLRNEVAQLKQLLLAHKDCPVTALQKKTQGYLGQKEQGFLSLLLIQGRHSLEKVGGLYQLHKDKRRRRDRGSHLCTATGTRASTLWEPSL
- the ATF7 gene encoding cyclic AMP-dependent transcription factor ATF-7 isoform X3 yields the protein MKYGRRQTVCVQCPGLWTDQTPTPTRFLKNCEEAAAGPLDMSLPSTPDIKIKEEEPVEVDSSPADSPASSPCSPPLKEKEVAPKPVVISTPTPTIVRPGSLPLHLGYDPLHPTLPSPTSVITQAPPSNRQLGSPTGSLPLVMHLANGQTMPVLPGPPVQMPSVISLARPVSMVPNIPGIPGPPVNSSGSISPSGHPMPSEAKMRLKATLTHQVSSINGGCGMVVGTASTMVTARPEQSQILIQHPDAPSPAQPQVSPAQPTPSTGGRRRRTVDEDPDERRQRFLERNRAAASRCRQKRKLWVSSLEKKAEELTSQNIQLSNEVTLLRNEVAQLKQLLLAHKDCPVTALQKKTQGYLESPKESSEPTGSPAPVIQHSSATAPSNGLSVRSAAEAVATSVLTQMASQRTELSMPIQSHVIMTPQSQSAGR